TTAAACACCAGGAGGAGCAGGATAATGATTGCAGTCGACGTCAATACCGGATGCAAAACGGCGATAGGAAAACGTGCATATGTATAACGCATAGTTAAATAAAGTATTACAGTCCCACTTACAACTATGATCAGAAGCAATAGATTACTCATTCCGTTACTCCTCCTTTTCTTTCATTTTATTCTCAACTAGTTGACTACTAAAACCTGAAACAATCATAGTCATGAATGTGCTAATCATAACGATGCCAATTAAGATAGCTCCCTTTCCAGATAGAAAATCGGGATACTGGATAATACCAACTGTCGCTGGAATAAAAAATAACGGCAAAACAACAAGTATAAAGCCAGCCCCTTCTTTAATGTACCTTTCTGGA
This genomic window from Sporosarcina sp. Marseille-Q4063 contains:
- a CDS encoding CidA/LrgA family protein, with the protein product MKKCSVRRSAIIAVQIIGLFIFSYIGDLISSLLKLPIPGSIVGLLLLFLCLHFKIVPERYIKEGAGFILVVLPLFFIPATVGIIQYPDFLSGKGAILIGIVMISTFMTMIVSGFSSQLVENKMKEKEE